From one Plantibacter flavus genomic stretch:
- a CDS encoding flavin-containing monooxygenase — protein sequence MTKTAPRPEIDDIDLDALRATYAHERDRRLRPDGQAQYRRAAGAFGYYAKDPYTAWQEREPRTDHVEVLIIGAGFGGLLTAARLRDAGVESIRLMDEAGGVGGTWYWNRYPGIHCDVEASVYLPLLEELGTVPSWRYAPGEEIRQHAVAIAEHYGLLHDALFQTRATGLTWDDDGHWTVETDRGDRMTARFVITSSGTLTQPKLPGIPGIETFRGHTFHTSRWDYDYTGGSADGGLTGLADKRVAVVGTGATGIQVIPHLGRDAQELVVFQRTPSTVDVRDNRPTDPDWAASLRPGWQRERMDNFIAVLSGEPVEESLIDDGWTATAALQRKVLSGRVDTTIPDDERELLEELQDAATMNRIRARVDAVVEDPATAAVLKPWYRYMCKRPAFSDHYLQTFNRPNVTLVDTADHGGITRMTEHSVVVGDTEYEVDCVIFATGFEAGVSGVVSGTLPVFGRDGRNLLEAWGRGPRTLHGFMTHGFPNLFQLGPIQNATSVNFAHILRDQAEHIAAVVEQARAADVVRVEPTAEAEEAWVRTIARTARDVTAYQAACTPGYYNGEGTRSMTGASYSGSPLQFRRLLAEWRANRLHEVLVTAETATAGASR from the coding sequence ATGACCAAGACAGCCCCCCGCCCCGAGATCGACGACATCGACCTCGACGCCCTCCGCGCGACGTACGCCCACGAACGCGACCGACGGCTCCGCCCCGACGGCCAAGCCCAGTACCGCCGTGCCGCCGGTGCGTTCGGATATTACGCGAAGGACCCCTACACGGCCTGGCAGGAGCGCGAGCCTCGCACGGACCACGTCGAGGTGCTCATCATCGGCGCCGGATTCGGCGGCCTGCTCACGGCGGCCCGACTCCGCGATGCCGGTGTGGAGTCGATCCGACTCATGGACGAGGCCGGCGGCGTGGGCGGCACCTGGTATTGGAACCGCTACCCCGGCATCCACTGCGACGTCGAGGCCTCCGTGTACCTGCCACTACTCGAGGAGCTCGGGACCGTGCCGTCGTGGCGGTACGCACCGGGCGAGGAGATCAGGCAGCATGCTGTCGCGATCGCCGAGCACTACGGACTGCTGCACGACGCCCTGTTCCAGACGCGCGCCACCGGACTCACCTGGGACGACGACGGACACTGGACCGTCGAGACGGACCGCGGTGACCGCATGACCGCCCGGTTCGTCATCACCTCCTCCGGCACACTGACGCAGCCGAAGCTCCCCGGCATCCCCGGCATCGAGACGTTCCGCGGCCACACCTTCCACACGAGCCGATGGGACTACGACTACACGGGCGGGAGCGCGGACGGCGGACTCACCGGCCTCGCGGACAAGCGGGTCGCGGTCGTCGGCACCGGGGCGACGGGCATCCAGGTGATCCCCCACCTCGGCCGCGACGCCCAGGAGCTCGTCGTGTTTCAGCGCACGCCGTCGACCGTCGACGTCCGCGACAACCGGCCGACGGACCCGGACTGGGCGGCATCGCTCCGTCCCGGTTGGCAGCGCGAACGGATGGACAACTTCATCGCCGTCCTCTCCGGCGAACCGGTCGAGGAGTCGCTCATCGACGACGGATGGACCGCGACGGCGGCACTGCAACGGAAGGTGCTGTCGGGGCGGGTCGACACCACGATCCCCGACGACGAGCGGGAGCTGCTCGAGGAGCTCCAGGACGCCGCCACGATGAACCGCATCCGAGCGCGGGTGGACGCGGTCGTCGAGGACCCGGCCACGGCCGCCGTCCTGAAGCCGTGGTACCGCTACATGTGCAAGCGTCCGGCCTTCAGCGACCACTACCTGCAGACGTTCAACCGCCCGAACGTGACCCTCGTCGACACCGCCGACCACGGCGGGATCACCCGCATGACCGAGCACTCGGTGGTGGTCGGCGACACCGAGTACGAGGTCGACTGCGTCATCTTCGCCACCGGGTTCGAAGCCGGGGTGTCCGGCGTCGTCTCAGGCACCCTGCCCGTCTTCGGACGCGACGGTCGGAACCTCCTCGAGGCCTGGGGCCGCGGACCGCGGACACTGCACGGGTTCATGACCCACGGTTTCCCGAACCTGTTCCAGCTGGGCCCGATCCAGAACGCGACCTCGGTGAACTTCGCGCACATCCTGCGCGACCAGGCCGAGCACATCGCTGCGGTCGTCGAGCAGGCACGCGCGGCGGACGTCGTCCGTGTCGAGCCGACGGCGGAAGCGGAGGAGGCCTGGGTGCGGACCATCGCCCGGACCGCCCGAGACGTGACCGCCTACCAGGCCGCCTGCACGCCGGGGTACTACAACGGGGAGGGGACGCGGTCGATGACCGGCGCCTCGTACTCGGGCAGCCCGCTCCAGTTCCGACGGTTGCTGGCCGAGTGGCGGGCGAACAGGCTGCACGAGGTGCTCGTGACCGCCGAGACCGCGACCGCAGGCGCGAGCCGATGA
- a CDS encoding MarR family winged helix-turn-helix transcriptional regulator codes for MSTAERGRDAVVRSVEALALTISIRSIPMSLEPLLKTDLTIAQLKVLSLVVTSEDGATGGGLAETFGVSMATTSKHVDRLVEQGLVTRAFDADDQRVRRIRATELGRAVVLRMMASRPELGSEVLRDLATEDLRALEQGLRAVDELLRARRG; via the coding sequence ATGAGCACAGCGGAACGGGGTCGGGACGCGGTTGTCCGCAGCGTCGAGGCGCTGGCGCTCACCATCTCCATCCGGTCGATCCCCATGAGTCTCGAGCCGCTCCTCAAGACCGACCTCACCATCGCGCAGCTCAAGGTGCTCTCCCTCGTGGTCACGAGCGAGGACGGCGCGACCGGCGGGGGACTCGCTGAGACCTTCGGCGTCTCGATGGCGACGACGTCGAAGCACGTCGATCGCCTCGTCGAGCAGGGGCTCGTCACCCGCGCGTTCGACGCCGACGACCAGCGCGTCAGACGAATCCGCGCGACCGAACTCGGGCGCGCGGTGGTGCTGCGCATGATGGCGTCACGTCCGGAACTCGGCTCGGAGGTCCTCCGAGATCTCGCCACGGAGGACCTCCGGGCGCTCGAGCAGGGTCTCCGGGCCGTCGACGAGCTGCTCCGCGCCCGGCGCGGCTGA
- a CDS encoding MFS transporter, whose protein sequence is MGINDELTPEESSRITIAAATARPMTSGTAAGPTTTNLPTPDGPTRPVSARFIVTMMLANFGSSMAFIVPLSYSLALRIQELVPGHEEVLGYATGLAQAVFILTAPLIGIWSDRTRSRLGRRRPFMLGGIVFGLVGLLVISVAPSVPVLIIGWIIAMFGWANVGAAIMFLQADLVPEQQRGKISGLTGLTAQVAPILGIGIVYAVVDISTVLVFLLPGVVGAVTVLAFVLLGKDPDSRGMALPDDRISLKKVFSSYAFNPRKYPDFGWNWLGRFTFFIGLYFNTSFATFFYAQRLGLPVSEIAGAVTVIGLLGVVAAVVGALGGGWVSDKLGRRKLFVLIGALLFAVGAVIEATAFSFPQLVIGAVIMNLALAAFGAVDQAIVLAILPDRSEAGRYMSVVSFAQKLPSAIAPLLAPAIIAIGAVDGVKNYTLLYLVGGVFALLGGSIILTKVKGIR, encoded by the coding sequence ATGGGCATCAACGACGAGCTCACTCCAGAGGAGTCCTCACGCATCACCATCGCCGCTGCCACGGCGCGTCCCATGACCTCCGGCACCGCCGCAGGTCCCACCACGACCAACCTCCCGACGCCCGACGGCCCGACCCGTCCAGTCAGCGCCCGCTTCATCGTGACGATGATGCTCGCGAACTTCGGGTCCTCGATGGCGTTCATCGTCCCGCTGTCCTATTCGCTGGCCCTCCGGATCCAGGAACTGGTGCCCGGCCATGAGGAGGTGTTGGGGTATGCGACGGGACTCGCGCAGGCGGTGTTCATCCTCACGGCACCGCTCATCGGCATCTGGAGTGACCGCACCCGCTCGCGGCTCGGTCGCCGTCGCCCGTTCATGCTGGGCGGGATCGTCTTCGGACTCGTCGGTCTGCTCGTCATCTCCGTGGCCCCGAGCGTGCCCGTCCTCATCATCGGGTGGATCATCGCCATGTTCGGCTGGGCCAACGTGGGAGCGGCGATCATGTTCCTCCAGGCGGACCTCGTGCCGGAACAGCAACGCGGCAAGATCTCCGGACTCACCGGCCTGACCGCCCAGGTCGCGCCGATCCTCGGCATCGGCATCGTCTACGCCGTGGTCGACATCAGCACCGTGCTCGTGTTCCTGCTGCCGGGTGTCGTCGGAGCGGTCACCGTGCTCGCGTTCGTCCTCCTCGGCAAGGACCCGGACTCGCGGGGCATGGCGCTGCCGGACGACCGCATCTCCCTGAAGAAGGTGTTCTCGAGCTACGCCTTCAATCCGCGGAAGTACCCGGACTTCGGGTGGAACTGGCTCGGCCGCTTCACGTTCTTCATCGGCCTGTACTTCAACACGAGCTTCGCGACCTTCTTCTACGCCCAGCGGCTCGGGCTGCCGGTCTCCGAGATCGCCGGCGCCGTGACGGTCATCGGCCTCCTCGGAGTCGTCGCCGCCGTCGTCGGAGCGCTCGGCGGCGGATGGGTGTCGGACAAGCTGGGGCGACGGAAGCTCTTCGTCCTCATCGGAGCGCTGCTCTTCGCGGTCGGCGCGGTGATCGAGGCCACCGCGTTCTCCTTCCCGCAGCTCGTCATCGGCGCCGTCATCATGAACCTCGCCCTGGCGGCGTTCGGAGCGGTCGACCAGGCCATCGTCCTGGCGATCCTTCCCGACCGCTCCGAGGCCGGCCGCTACATGTCGGTCGTGTCGTTCGCGCAGAAGCTGCCGAGCGCGATCGCGCCGCTCCTGGCCCCGGCGATCATCGCGATCGGTGCGGTGGACGGGGTGAAGAACTACACGCTCCTGTATCTCGTCGGCGGGGTGTTCGCCCTGCTCGGCGGGTCGATCATCCTGACGAAGGTGAAGGGCATCCGGTAG
- a CDS encoding SMP-30/gluconolactonase/LRE family protein, whose translation MSADTAVWRRRDVRVFGGLVLATTLAGCTTATTAPAASSTTGPAGATTITATELLQVTSPHELTGMTLLEGPTFGPDGDLYVVDVTAPPGGPKVLRIDTESLDVTPVHTDSTSAYTSAQFSPVDDRLYLTDFIGGRIDSVTADGGDLRQFFAGDVDGAPIHPDDVSFDEAGHLYVTDSAGYDRPYWEASGRLIRLDGSTAEPSVLADGLAAPNGVAFTPGFDGLWVTHNTGNQVDFVRLDETRSRVAVAFPALYIDGGTTQVDSAAVDADGNLYLGLHGRAAVLVYSDTGEHLATVEMPHDEDGVGSATNLAIEPGTTDAYVTVSGEAGGYVYRFTALGEGIRQSNGG comes from the coding sequence ATGAGCGCCGACACCGCCGTGTGGCGACGTCGCGACGTCCGGGTGTTCGGCGGCCTCGTCCTGGCGACGACGCTGGCCGGATGCACCACCGCCACCACCGCGCCCGCCGCCTCGTCGACGACGGGACCTGCAGGAGCGACCACCATCACCGCCACCGAACTCCTCCAGGTCACCTCACCGCACGAACTCACGGGGATGACACTCCTCGAAGGCCCGACGTTCGGACCCGACGGCGACCTCTACGTGGTGGACGTCACGGCACCTCCCGGCGGACCGAAGGTGCTCCGGATCGACACCGAGTCCCTCGACGTCACGCCCGTCCACACCGATTCGACGAGCGCCTACACCTCCGCGCAGTTCAGCCCCGTGGACGACCGGCTGTACCTCACGGACTTCATCGGTGGCCGGATCGACAGCGTCACGGCGGACGGAGGCGACCTCCGGCAGTTCTTCGCGGGCGACGTCGACGGGGCGCCGATCCACCCGGACGACGTCTCCTTCGACGAGGCGGGGCACCTCTACGTCACGGACTCCGCCGGATACGACCGGCCGTACTGGGAGGCGTCGGGCCGGCTCATCCGTCTCGACGGTTCGACCGCGGAGCCGAGCGTCCTCGCCGACGGGCTCGCCGCCCCCAACGGCGTCGCCTTCACGCCGGGCTTCGACGGCCTCTGGGTGACGCACAACACGGGGAACCAGGTCGACTTCGTCCGGCTGGACGAGACCCGATCGCGGGTGGCGGTGGCGTTCCCGGCGCTCTACATCGACGGCGGGACGACGCAGGTCGACTCGGCCGCGGTGGACGCCGACGGCAACCTCTACCTCGGTCTCCACGGGCGGGCCGCGGTGCTCGTCTACAGCGACACCGGCGAGCACCTCGCCACCGTGGAGATGCCGCACGACGAGGACGGGGTCGGATCGGCCACGAACCTCGCCATCGAACCGGGGACCACCGACGCGTACGTGACGGTCAGCGGCGAAGCCGGCGGGTACGTCTACCGCTTCACCGCGCTCGGCGAGGGCATCCGCCAGTCGAACGGCGGCTGA
- the uidA gene encoding beta-glucuronidase — protein MLKPRATPTRDLVNLDGLWSFALDSATGEQPWLERLPGSLEVAVPASYNDQFTSAEIRDHVGWVYYQRPVSIPRGWGGERIMLRFDAATHAARVYIDDAFVGEHQGGYTPFEIDISDRVQAGVSVRLTVAVDNQLTNITIPPGIISEAPDGRKQQAVLHDFYNYAGLARSVWLYSSPKVRVEDVTVVTEVDGADGIVTYRVATTAPADVRVRVLDATGTEVATGAGESATLTIPGVTRWQPGAAYLYDLAVELVDGDRLIDSYTQAFGVRTVEVRGTQLLINDSPFYFTGFGKHEDTAIRGKGHDNAYLVHDFQLLDWIGANSFRTSHYPYAEEVLEFADRQGIVVIDETAAVGLNLGVQGGLTGIPPTPTFAPENFGGVTREIHAQHLRELIDRDKNHPSVVMWCIANEPASNEEGAREYFEPLVDLARELDPTRPLTYAAVMFANAQNDTIADLFDVLSINRYFGWYVFTGDLATAEHYLEQDLRGWAQRFGKPIMMSEYGADTMPGQHSVWDLPWSEEYQTDYLAMNHRVFDRIPEFIGEHVWNFADFQTSPGIHRVDGNRKGVFTRDRKPKGAAFLLRRRWTGLDGSKPGQATDGADDDR, from the coding sequence ATGTTGAAACCCCGCGCCACCCCCACCCGGGACCTCGTCAACCTCGACGGCCTGTGGTCGTTCGCGCTCGACTCCGCCACAGGTGAGCAGCCATGGCTCGAGCGGCTCCCCGGCTCGCTCGAGGTGGCGGTACCTGCGAGCTACAACGACCAATTCACCTCCGCCGAGATCCGCGATCATGTGGGCTGGGTGTATTACCAGCGCCCCGTGTCCATCCCGCGCGGGTGGGGCGGTGAGCGCATCATGCTCCGGTTCGACGCCGCGACGCACGCCGCGCGGGTCTACATCGACGACGCGTTCGTCGGGGAGCACCAGGGTGGCTACACGCCGTTCGAGATCGACATCAGCGACCGGGTGCAAGCGGGGGTGAGCGTCCGCTTGACGGTCGCTGTCGACAACCAACTGACGAACATCACGATCCCCCCGGGCATCATCAGCGAGGCACCGGACGGCCGCAAGCAGCAGGCGGTGCTTCACGACTTCTACAACTACGCGGGGCTCGCGCGCTCGGTCTGGCTGTACAGCTCGCCCAAGGTCCGTGTGGAGGACGTGACCGTGGTCACGGAGGTCGACGGCGCGGACGGGATCGTCACGTACCGCGTCGCGACCACGGCGCCGGCCGATGTCCGCGTCCGGGTGCTCGACGCCACCGGAACCGAGGTCGCCACCGGCGCGGGGGAGTCCGCCACCCTCACCATCCCGGGCGTCACCCGCTGGCAGCCTGGCGCGGCCTACCTGTACGACCTCGCGGTCGAACTCGTCGACGGTGATCGGCTGATCGACAGCTACACGCAGGCGTTCGGCGTCCGCACAGTCGAAGTCCGCGGCACACAGCTCCTCATCAATGACTCGCCCTTCTACTTCACCGGGTTCGGCAAGCACGAGGACACCGCCATCCGCGGTAAGGGACACGACAATGCCTACCTCGTCCACGACTTCCAGCTCCTCGACTGGATCGGGGCGAACTCGTTCCGCACCTCGCACTACCCCTACGCCGAGGAGGTGCTCGAGTTTGCCGACCGGCAGGGCATCGTCGTGATCGACGAGACTGCGGCGGTCGGACTCAACCTCGGGGTGCAGGGCGGCCTCACCGGCATCCCGCCCACCCCGACCTTCGCACCGGAGAACTTCGGCGGGGTGACGCGCGAGATCCACGCGCAGCACCTCCGAGAACTGATCGACCGGGACAAGAACCACCCGAGCGTCGTGATGTGGTGCATCGCGAACGAGCCTGCCTCGAACGAGGAGGGCGCGCGGGAGTACTTCGAACCGCTCGTCGACCTCGCCCGCGAGCTCGACCCGACGAGGCCGCTCACCTACGCGGCGGTGATGTTCGCGAACGCACAGAACGACACCATCGCCGACCTCTTCGACGTCCTCAGCATCAACCGGTACTTCGGGTGGTACGTGTTCACGGGCGACCTCGCCACGGCCGAGCACTACCTCGAGCAGGACCTCCGTGGGTGGGCGCAGCGGTTCGGGAAGCCGATCATGATGTCCGAGTACGGCGCGGACACGATGCCCGGTCAACACTCCGTATGGGACCTGCCGTGGAGCGAGGAGTACCAGACCGACTACCTCGCGATGAACCATCGCGTCTTCGACCGCATCCCGGAGTTCATCGGCGAGCACGTGTGGAACTTCGCCGACTTCCAGACGTCACCCGGCATCCACCGGGTCGACGGGAACCGCAAGGGTGTCTTCACCCGCGACCGCAAGCCGAAGGGTGCCGCGTTCTTGTTGCGGCGTCGCTGGACGGGGCTCGACGGGTCGAAGCCCGGGCAGGCCACCGACGGAGCCGACGACGACCGCTGA
- a CDS encoding carbohydrate ABC transporter permease: protein MTITTDTDQQSTRSLTTARRPGDRGPLPKPPHRRKKIRPDQIGLYGLLVVAALTALLPLLWMLSGSLQSLTELLSNDSLLPASPQWTNYVTAWVQGDLGTYLRNSVVYTGCAVVGILVVSSLAGYALARLDFAGKGAFTVVILAVMIIPAPAMFLAQYKLLISLGLTNNPVGYILILITSGIPMSTLIMRSFFVSQPRDLEEAAALDGAGPVRTFFSVILPLARPGLAAVAVIQGLGAWNEYLMALVIFDDNALMPIQRGLTAFTSADTPQQQILLAATTISIVPVVVFYLLAQRHIVKGIGAGAIK from the coding sequence GTGACGATCACCACCGACACCGACCAGCAGAGCACCCGGTCACTCACGACGGCTCGACGCCCGGGCGACCGCGGTCCGCTCCCGAAACCTCCCCACCGGCGGAAGAAGATCCGCCCGGACCAGATCGGCCTCTACGGCCTCCTGGTCGTCGCGGCCCTGACGGCGCTCCTCCCCCTGCTGTGGATGCTGTCCGGGTCGCTGCAGAGCCTCACGGAGTTGCTCTCCAACGACAGCCTCCTCCCGGCGTCCCCGCAGTGGACGAACTACGTGACCGCGTGGGTGCAGGGCGACCTGGGCACGTACCTGCGGAACAGCGTCGTCTACACCGGCTGCGCGGTCGTCGGCATCCTCGTCGTCTCGAGCCTCGCCGGATACGCGCTCGCCCGCCTCGACTTCGCCGGGAAGGGCGCCTTCACCGTCGTCATCCTGGCGGTCATGATCATCCCGGCACCCGCGATGTTCCTCGCGCAGTACAAACTCCTCATCTCGCTCGGGCTGACCAACAACCCCGTCGGCTACATCCTCATCCTGATCACCTCCGGCATCCCCATGTCGACGCTCATCATGCGGAGCTTCTTCGTGAGCCAGCCTCGCGACCTGGAGGAGGCGGCCGCGCTCGACGGCGCGGGGCCGGTTCGCACCTTCTTCAGTGTCATCCTGCCGCTCGCCCGTCCGGGCCTCGCCGCGGTCGCGGTCATCCAGGGCCTCGGGGCGTGGAACGAGTACCTGATGGCGCTCGTGATCTTCGACGACAACGCCCTCATGCCGATCCAACGGGGCCTCACCGCGTTCACCTCGGCGGACACCCCGCAGCAGCAGATCCTGTTGGCGGCGACGACGATCTCGATCGTCCCCGTGGTCGTGTTCTATCTGCTCGCGCAGCGGCACATCGTCAAGGGTATCGGCGCCGGCGCGATCAAGTAA
- a CDS encoding beta-galactosidase — MRSAFAATPWFGGDYNPEQWPRDVWDEDVSLMQRAGVTLATVGAFSWGLLEPEEGVYDFAWLDTVLDSLHAGGIRVDLATATASPPMWLAHRYPESLPVTADGVRLRAGSRQAYCPSSLAYRQAAVRLVTALAERYGDHPALALWHVNNEYGCHVSRCYCDASGSAFRRWLIRRYGTVDALNEAWGTTFWSQHYTSFDQVEPPRTTPAYGNPSQLLDFDRFSSDELLDCFLAEKDVLRRVTPEIPVTTNFMGLFRGLDYWRWAPHVDVVADDLYPDPADPDAARSAALARDLMRSLGHGRPWLLMEQAAGAANMRPSNAPKAPGQMRALSYQAVARGADGILFFQWRQSAAGAEQFHSAMLPHAGTDTRIWREVEALGSELGSLDAVMGAPVRARAAIILDWESWWAIEHRGLPMRSSYPSLIAPWHAALSEEGVVVDFVRGDEDLTGYALIVAPAMFVADDARLAALDAAVRGGAVLLVTPQSAIVDTTHRARLGGYLGSLQQTLGIWIEEFVPLAGAWDRPGAIPVRPESTIAPSVRVEGAVFADGTATGVEWSESVRLHDADVRAVFADGPVSGQPALTRRVSGDGTAWYLATRLGLDDTRALIRTLVTEAGIAPLRVHDEATSSWIEAVRRGDLTFVINHGATPVTLTLSGTDLLSGASAAGLRLGSQGVAVVRGA, encoded by the coding sequence ATGCGTTCAGCATTCGCAGCAACCCCCTGGTTCGGTGGGGACTACAACCCGGAGCAGTGGCCACGCGACGTGTGGGACGAGGACGTCTCGCTCATGCAGCGGGCCGGCGTCACCCTCGCGACTGTGGGGGCCTTCTCCTGGGGTTTGCTCGAACCCGAGGAAGGCGTCTACGACTTCGCCTGGCTCGACACCGTGCTGGACTCACTCCACGCTGGCGGCATCCGAGTGGATCTGGCGACCGCCACCGCATCGCCGCCGATGTGGTTGGCTCACCGGTATCCGGAGTCGCTCCCGGTGACTGCGGACGGCGTTCGCCTGCGTGCCGGGTCCCGGCAGGCGTACTGCCCCAGTTCGCTGGCCTACCGCCAAGCGGCGGTCCGACTGGTCACCGCACTCGCCGAGCGGTACGGCGACCACCCTGCCCTCGCGCTCTGGCACGTCAACAACGAATACGGATGCCATGTGTCGCGGTGCTATTGCGATGCGTCGGGGAGCGCGTTCCGCCGCTGGCTGATCAGGAGGTACGGCACGGTCGACGCCCTCAACGAGGCGTGGGGCACGACCTTCTGGTCGCAGCACTACACCTCCTTCGATCAGGTCGAGCCCCCGCGCACGACACCCGCGTACGGCAACCCGTCCCAACTCCTCGACTTCGACCGCTTCAGCTCGGACGAGTTGCTCGACTGTTTCCTGGCCGAGAAGGACGTCCTCCGGCGGGTGACCCCGGAGATCCCGGTCACGACCAACTTCATGGGCCTGTTCCGCGGCCTGGACTACTGGCGTTGGGCGCCGCACGTCGACGTCGTCGCGGACGACCTCTACCCGGACCCGGCCGACCCCGATGCAGCTCGATCCGCGGCTCTGGCACGTGACCTGATGCGCTCGCTCGGGCACGGTCGCCCCTGGCTCCTCATGGAACAGGCGGCGGGCGCGGCGAACATGCGACCGAGCAACGCGCCGAAGGCTCCCGGTCAGATGCGTGCGCTCTCCTACCAGGCGGTCGCCCGCGGAGCCGACGGCATCCTGTTCTTCCAGTGGCGACAGTCCGCCGCCGGCGCCGAGCAGTTCCACTCCGCGATGCTTCCGCATGCGGGGACCGACACCAGGATCTGGCGCGAAGTCGAGGCACTCGGCTCGGAACTCGGCTCGCTGGACGCAGTGATGGGCGCGCCCGTCCGGGCGCGTGCCGCGATCATCCTGGATTGGGAGAGTTGGTGGGCGATCGAACATCGAGGGCTCCCGATGCGGTCGAGCTACCCGTCGCTCATCGCACCGTGGCACGCGGCCCTGTCCGAGGAGGGGGTCGTCGTCGACTTCGTGCGCGGTGACGAGGACCTCACTGGGTATGCGTTGATCGTCGCGCCTGCGATGTTCGTCGCCGACGACGCGCGGCTCGCCGCGCTCGACGCCGCCGTCCGCGGAGGCGCTGTCCTCCTCGTCACGCCGCAGTCTGCGATCGTGGACACCACGCACCGAGCACGGCTCGGCGGCTACCTGGGATCGCTGCAGCAGACCCTCGGTATCTGGATCGAGGAGTTCGTCCCCCTCGCAGGCGCCTGGGATCGCCCTGGAGCCATCCCTGTGCGTCCGGAGTCGACCATCGCTCCGTCGGTCAGGGTGGAGGGTGCGGTCTTTGCCGACGGCACCGCGACCGGTGTGGAGTGGAGCGAGTCCGTTCGTCTCCACGACGCCGACGTGCGCGCGGTCTTCGCCGACGGACCGGTCAGCGGGCAGCCCGCACTCACCCGACGTGTCAGCGGCGACGGCACCGCGTGGTACCTGGCGACGCGCCTGGGTCTCGACGACACCCGGGCGCTCATCCGCACCCTCGTGACGGAGGCGGGCATCGCCCCGCTCCGGGTCCACGACGAGGCGACGTCATCCTGGATCGAGGCTGTCCGTCGCGGGGACCTGACCTTCGTGATCAACCACGGTGCCACCCCGGTCACCCTGACCCTGTCAGGTACCGACCTGTTGAGCGGCGCCTCGGCGGCCGGCCTCCGTCTGGGTTCCCAGGGTGTCGCGGTCGTGAGGGGCGCCTGA
- a CDS encoding carbohydrate ABC transporter permease has translation MFLAPAIALIGVFTITPFAQAILLSFQSWDGVSPDTPWVGLANYEFIAGDVVFWASMRNVLFFGIVGFFLGNGIALGMALAVNRITRGKTFFRTVFYLPGVLSVVVVGLLFSFILAPGNGVLNRVLESVGLGALAQNWLGDPAVALPAVAAVFIWFHWGFGFLLFLAGLQDVPKELYEAAELDGAGPWTTFRSITWPHLAPVTSIVSLLTLLAALQIFGTVQVLTNGGPGYHTMVPTLAIYNEAFVNWRYGSAAAMSVVFGGALVLLSVFQLAITGWRSRK, from the coding sequence TTGTTCCTCGCTCCGGCGATCGCCCTGATCGGCGTCTTCACGATCACGCCGTTCGCCCAGGCGATCCTGCTCAGCTTCCAGTCGTGGGACGGTGTGAGCCCGGACACCCCTTGGGTCGGCCTCGCCAACTACGAGTTCATCGCCGGCGACGTCGTCTTCTGGGCCTCGATGCGCAACGTCCTCTTCTTCGGCATCGTGGGGTTCTTCCTCGGCAACGGCATCGCGCTCGGCATGGCGCTCGCCGTGAACCGCATCACCCGGGGCAAGACCTTCTTCCGAACGGTGTTCTACTTGCCTGGCGTGTTGTCGGTCGTCGTCGTCGGACTGCTGTTCTCGTTCATCCTCGCCCCGGGAAATGGGGTCCTGAACCGGGTGCTCGAGAGCGTCGGCCTCGGAGCCCTCGCCCAGAACTGGTTGGGTGACCCCGCCGTCGCGCTCCCCGCCGTCGCAGCGGTGTTCATCTGGTTCCACTGGGGGTTCGGGTTCCTCCTGTTCCTCGCCGGCCTGCAGGACGTGCCGAAGGAGCTCTATGAAGCAGCGGAGCTCGACGGCGCGGGCCCGTGGACCACGTTCCGATCGATCACCTGGCCGCACCTGGCCCCGGTGACGTCGATCGTGAGTCTCCTGACCCTCCTCGCGGCCCTCCAGATCTTCGGCACCGTGCAGGTGTTGACGAACGGTGGGCCCGGCTACCACACCATGGTGCCGACGCTCGCCATCTACAACGAGGCGTTCGTGAACTGGCGGTACGGCAGCGCGGCCGCGATGTCGGTCGTCTTCGGCGGCGCCCTGGTGCTGCTCTCCGTCTTCCAACTCGCCATCACCGGATGGAGGTCACGCAAGTGA